One stretch of Lagenorhynchus albirostris chromosome 13, mLagAlb1.1, whole genome shotgun sequence DNA includes these proteins:
- the LOC132531736 gene encoding LOW QUALITY PROTEIN: histone deacetylase complex subunit SAP25-like (The sequence of the model RefSeq protein was modified relative to this genomic sequence to represent the inferred CDS: inserted 2 bases in 2 codons), with product MLPWTSRRWGAGEEQVPGLGLWRGSPGGTKNTPQDSLQPWSRRPSWXRKEQLLPWPPPGLAAKWSPGAPVPHSPQTTWEVAPSKMTLLASWDPNYEAQAGPRLVWGPSCGSGTSFSGWTSCHPSFWPLYKAASGRGLRPIXAGHQSGEQAPRDAGFPVTRCEDVFLSDPLLPCGQHAPLHLSQAPQQVMGSLKLLLPPPVMSPWVLPIPSSGCSTAWLSGPELIALTGLLQMSQGEPRSSSPGAPMPPAGPPDPVSDHPGASGGQSCSHCTDPSLPWAPDNQGP from the exons ATGTTGCCCTGGACCTCTCGGCGGTGGGGTGCCGGTGAAGAGCAGGTGCCAGGCCTGGGACTCTGGAGAGGAAGCCCTGGGGGAACCAAGAACACCCCACAGGACAGCCTTCAGCCCTGGTCCCGAAGGCCTTCCT ACCGGAAAGAGCAGCTGCTGCCTTGGCCgcccccaggcctggctgccAAGTGGTCCCCAGGAGCCCCAGTTCCCCACTCCCCACAGACGACCTGGGAGGTGGCCCCGTCAAAGATGACCCTGCTGGCATCCTGGGACCCCAACTATGAGGCGCAAGCGGGACCTCGGCTGGTGTGGGGACCCAGCTGTGGGTCAGGCACCTCCTTCTCAGGCTGGACCTCATGCCATCCCTCATTCTGGCCTCTGTACAAGGCAGCATCAGGCAGAGGCCTCAGGCCCA TAGCAGGACATCAGAGTGGAGAGCAGGCACCCAGGGATGCAGGGTTCCCAGTGACACGCTGTGAAGACGTCTTTCTTTCTGACCCTCTGCTGCCCTGTGGGCAGCATGCTCCCCTGCACCTGTCTCAGGCCCCTCAGCAGGTGATGGGCTCTCTGAAACTGCTGCTCCCACCCCCAGTAATGTCCCCCTGGGTCCTCCCCATCCCATCCTCTGGCTGCTCCACCGCCTGGCTCAGTGGGCCTGAGCTGATAGCCCTCACTGGCCTCCTGCAGATGAGCCAGGGGGAGCCAAGATCCAGCTCCCCGGGGGCTCCCATGCCCCCTGCTGGCCCCCCAGACCCTGTCTCTGACCACCCAGGTGCCAGTGGTGGCCAGAGCTGTTCTCACTGCACAGACCCATCTCTCCCATGGGCCCCAGACAACCAAGGTCCATAG